Proteins from a genomic interval of Bradyrhizobium sp. CCGB01:
- a CDS encoding MFS transporter codes for MATAQTPAMADLHSGEHGHDQASPGEIAIGVIIGRTSEFFDFFVFAIASVIVFPRLVFPFTSELTGTLYSFMVFALAFMARPIGTVIFMTVDRAYGKTAKLISALFLLGTATVALAFLPGYHEIGVAAIWLLALARIAQGLAWGGAWDGMASLLALNAPPSKRGWYAMVPQLGAPLGLIVASALFAYFAGNLSADDFFDWGWRYPFFVAFAINVVALFARLRMVTTEEYASLFETRELQPSRISETVAREGHNIMLGAFAPLASFALFHMVTVFPLSWVFLFTRESPVRFLIIEIVAAVFGVGAIVLSGIIADRVGRKSLLMGSAIAIAIYSGFAPQLLDAGAFGETIYMVIGFILLGLSFGQSSGAIASNFNQMYRYTASALTSDMAWLFGAGFAPLVALLLATNLGVIASGAYLLSGAFWTLLALWLSGQREAGDMDAGR; via the coding sequence ATGGCGACGGCACAGACCCCCGCAATGGCAGACCTCCACTCGGGCGAGCACGGCCACGACCAGGCCAGTCCCGGCGAGATCGCCATCGGCGTCATCATCGGCCGCACCTCGGAATTCTTCGACTTCTTCGTGTTCGCGATCGCCTCGGTGATCGTGTTCCCGCGCCTGGTGTTCCCGTTCACGAGCGAACTGACCGGCACTCTCTATTCATTCATGGTCTTCGCGCTGGCCTTCATGGCCCGGCCGATCGGCACCGTCATTTTCATGACGGTCGACCGCGCATACGGCAAGACGGCGAAGCTGATCTCGGCGCTGTTCCTGCTCGGCACCGCCACCGTCGCGCTGGCGTTCCTGCCCGGCTATCACGAGATCGGCGTTGCCGCGATCTGGCTGCTGGCGCTGGCGCGGATCGCGCAGGGCCTGGCCTGGGGCGGCGCCTGGGATGGCATGGCTTCGCTGCTGGCGCTGAATGCGCCGCCGTCCAAGCGCGGCTGGTACGCGATGGTGCCGCAGCTCGGCGCCCCGCTGGGCCTGATCGTGGCGAGCGCGCTGTTCGCCTATTTCGCCGGCAATCTCTCGGCCGACGACTTCTTCGACTGGGGCTGGCGCTATCCGTTCTTCGTCGCGTTTGCCATCAACGTCGTGGCGCTGTTCGCGCGCCTGCGCATGGTGACGACCGAGGAATATGCCTCGCTGTTCGAGACCCGCGAACTCCAGCCGTCGCGCATCTCCGAGACCGTCGCGCGCGAAGGCCACAACATCATGCTCGGCGCCTTCGCGCCGCTCGCGAGCTTCGCGCTGTTCCACATGGTCACGGTGTTTCCGCTGTCCTGGGTGTTCCTGTTCACCCGCGAAAGCCCGGTGCGCTTTTTGATCATCGAGATCGTCGCCGCCGTGTTCGGCGTCGGGGCGATCGTGCTCTCCGGCATCATCGCCGACCGCGTCGGCCGCAAGTCGCTGCTGATGGGCTCGGCGATCGCGATCGCGATCTACAGCGGTTTCGCCCCGCAGCTGCTCGACGCCGGCGCGTTCGGCGAGACCATCTACATGGTGATCGGCTTCATTCTGCTCGGCCTGTCCTTCGGCCAGTCCTCGGGCGCGATCGCCTCGAACTTCAACCAGATGTATCGCTACACGGCCTCGGCGCTGACCTCGGACATGGCCTGGCTGTTCGGTGCCGGCTTCGCCCCGTTGGTGGCGCTTCTGCTCGCCACCAATCTCGGCGTCATCGCCTCGGGTGCGTATCTGCTGTCAGGCGCGTTCTGGACCCTGCTCGCGCTCTGGCTCAGCGGCCAGCGCGAGGCGGGGGATATGGACGCGGGGCGCTAA
- the cyoB gene encoding cytochrome o ubiquinol oxidase subunit I: MSPDLLKLIFGRLGLESLPLHEPIVVGTFAVVALGGATLLAGLTYFRLWGYLWREWFTTVDHKRIGIMYMILGIVMLLRGFADALMMRGQQMLAFNGSEGYLNAHHYDQVFTAHGVIMIFFVAMPLVTGLMNYVVPLQIGARDVSFPFLNNFSFWMTVGGAVLVMASLFIGEFARTGWLAYPPLSNIGYSPDVGVDYYIWALQVAGVGTTLSGINLICTIVKLRCPGMTMMKMPVFTWTSLCTNILIVASFPVLTVVLALLSLDRYVGTNFFTNDFGGSPMMYVNLIWIWGHPEVYILVLPAFGIFSEVTSTFSGKRLFGYTSMVYATVVITILSYLVWLHHFFTMGSGASVNSFFGITTMIISIPTGAKMFNWLFTMYRGRIRYELPMMWTVAFMLTFVLGGMTGVLLAVPPADFVLHNSLFLIAHFHNVIIGGVVFGAFAGINYWFPKAFGFKLDVFWGKLSFWFWVVGFYLAFMPLYVLGLMGVTRRLRVFDDPSLQIWFVIAAIGAFLVFLGILSMLMQFAVSLLKREQLKDVTGDPWDARTLEWATSSPPPDYNFAFTPVVHDNDAWWDMKKRGYQRPLTGFKPIHMPSSTGTGVILAGLATAMGFGLIWYIWWLAAVSFIAMLVVGIGHTFNYHRDFDIPAEDVIRTEDARTKLLAGAK; this comes from the coding sequence ATGTCTCCTGATCTTCTCAAGCTCATCTTCGGCCGGCTCGGCCTCGAGTCGCTGCCACTGCACGAGCCAATCGTCGTCGGCACCTTCGCGGTGGTCGCGCTCGGCGGCGCCACGCTGCTCGCCGGCCTCACCTATTTCCGCCTGTGGGGCTACCTCTGGCGCGAATGGTTCACCACCGTGGACCACAAGCGCATCGGCATCATGTACATGATCCTCGGCATCGTGATGCTGCTGCGGGGCTTTGCCGACGCGCTGATGATGCGCGGCCAGCAGATGCTGGCCTTCAACGGCTCCGAAGGCTATCTCAACGCCCATCACTACGACCAGGTCTTCACCGCCCACGGCGTGATCATGATCTTCTTCGTGGCGATGCCGCTGGTCACGGGCCTGATGAACTATGTCGTGCCGCTGCAGATCGGCGCCCGCGACGTGTCGTTCCCGTTCCTGAACAATTTCAGCTTCTGGATGACGGTCGGCGGCGCCGTGCTGGTGATGGCCTCGCTGTTCATCGGCGAATTCGCCCGCACCGGCTGGCTGGCTTATCCGCCGCTGTCGAACATCGGCTACAGTCCCGACGTCGGCGTCGACTATTACATCTGGGCGCTGCAGGTCGCAGGCGTCGGAACGACGTTATCCGGCATCAATCTGATCTGTACCATTGTCAAGCTGCGCTGCCCCGGCATGACCATGATGAAGATGCCGGTGTTCACCTGGACCTCGCTCTGCACCAACATCCTGATCGTCGCCTCCTTCCCCGTCCTGACCGTCGTGCTCGCGCTGCTCTCGCTCGACCGCTACGTCGGCACCAACTTCTTCACGAACGATTTCGGGGGCAGCCCGATGATGTACGTGAACCTGATCTGGATCTGGGGTCATCCCGAGGTCTACATCCTGGTTCTCCCGGCGTTCGGCATCTTCTCGGAAGTCACCTCGACCTTCTCCGGCAAGCGGCTGTTCGGCTACACCTCGATGGTCTACGCCACGGTCGTCATCACCATCCTGTCGTACCTGGTCTGGCTGCACCACTTCTTCACGATGGGCTCGGGCGCCAGCGTCAACTCGTTCTTCGGCATCACCACGATGATCATCTCGATCCCGACGGGCGCGAAGATGTTCAACTGGCTGTTCACGATGTATCGCGGCCGGATCCGCTACGAGCTGCCGATGATGTGGACGGTCGCCTTCATGCTGACCTTCGTGCTCGGCGGCATGACCGGCGTGCTGCTCGCGGTGCCGCCGGCCGACTTCGTGCTGCACAACAGCCTGTTCCTGATCGCGCACTTCCACAACGTCATCATTGGCGGCGTGGTGTTCGGCGCCTTCGCCGGCATCAACTACTGGTTCCCGAAGGCGTTCGGCTTCAAGCTCGATGTGTTCTGGGGCAAGCTGTCGTTCTGGTTCTGGGTCGTCGGCTTCTACCTCGCTTTCATGCCGCTCTACGTGCTCGGCCTGATGGGCGTGACCCGCCGCCTGCGCGTGTTCGACGACCCTTCGCTTCAGATCTGGTTCGTCATCGCCGCGATCGGTGCCTTCCTCGTCTTCCTCGGCATCCTGTCCATGCTGATGCAGTTCGCGGTCAGCCTGCTCAAGCGCGAGCAACTCAAGGACGTCACCGGCGATCCCTGGGATGCACGTACGCTGGAATGGGCGACCTCATCGCCTCCGCCGGACTACAACTTCGCCTTCACCCCCGTCGTTCACGACAATGACGCGTGGTGGGACATGAAGAAGCGCGGCTACCAGCGTCCGCTCACCGGGTTCAAGCCGATCCACATGCCCAGCAGCACCGGCACCGGCGTCATCCTCGCCGGCCTCGCCACCGCGATGGGATTCGGCCTGATCTGGTACATCTGGTGGCTGGCCGCCGTGAGCTTTATCGCGATGCTCGTCGTCGGGATCGGTCACACCTTCAACTATCACCGCGACTTCGACATTCCGGCTGAGGACGTCATCCGGACCGAGGACGCGCGCACCAAACTGCTCGCCGGAGCCAAGTAA
- a CDS encoding enoyl-CoA hydratase/isomerase family protein, which produces MSTYKDIGVEKVGHVGTIEIRRPPLNFFDISLINQIADALDEFDRDIEIRASVLSAQGKAFCAGANFGDPARQAQEAREAEKKGDPADNLGPINHLYIQAVRIFRAKKPIVAAVQGAAIGGGLGLAVSADFRVTCPEARFSANFTKLGFHPGFGLTVTLPELIGKNNAELMFYTSRRVTGEEAVKWGLANELVPQDQVKAGAMKLAAEIAECSPLGLLSTRATMRANLADRVMAATNHELAEQTRLRATEDFKEGVKATEERRAANFKGR; this is translated from the coding sequence ATGAGCACTTATAAAGATATCGGCGTCGAGAAGGTCGGCCACGTCGGCACCATCGAAATCCGCAGGCCTCCGCTGAACTTCTTCGACATCTCGCTGATCAACCAGATCGCGGATGCGCTCGACGAGTTCGACCGCGACATCGAGATCCGCGCCTCGGTTCTCTCGGCACAGGGCAAGGCGTTCTGCGCCGGTGCGAACTTCGGCGATCCCGCGCGGCAGGCGCAGGAGGCGCGCGAGGCCGAGAAGAAGGGCGATCCCGCCGACAATCTCGGGCCGATCAACCATCTCTACATCCAGGCCGTGCGCATCTTCCGCGCCAAGAAGCCGATCGTCGCGGCCGTGCAAGGAGCGGCCATTGGCGGCGGGCTCGGGCTCGCTGTGTCCGCCGACTTCCGCGTCACCTGCCCCGAAGCACGCTTCTCCGCGAATTTTACCAAGCTCGGCTTCCATCCCGGCTTCGGCCTGACCGTGACGCTGCCCGAGCTGATCGGCAAGAACAACGCCGAGCTGATGTTCTACACCAGCCGCCGCGTGACCGGCGAAGAGGCGGTCAAGTGGGGCCTCGCCAACGAGCTGGTGCCGCAGGACCAGGTGAAGGCGGGCGCGATGAAGCTTGCCGCCGAGATCGCCGAATGCTCGCCACTCGGCCTCCTCTCCACCCGCGCCACGATGCGCGCCAATCTCGCCGACCGCGTCATGGCCGCGACCAACCACGAACTCGCCGAGCAAACGCGGCTGCGTGCGACGGAAGACTTCAAGGAAGGCGTCAAGGCCACGGAAGAGCGCCGCGCGGCGAACTTTAAGGGAAGGTAG
- a CDS encoding M48 family metalloprotease → MNRFQTAAAPPTVAMPKPKPAVAQTPATEKEHERILASYGGTYDDPRLESLVSKTVDRLVAASDRPDQGYKVTILNSGAVNAFALPNGQLYVTRGLLALASDTSELSSVLSHEMAHVLSKHAAMREDQARQAAIVTRVVTDMSNDPDLTALALAKTKLTMASFSRNQEFEADGIGVGISAKAHFDPYGAARFLSAMERNAELKAGKTSLDPRAQDFTSSHPATPERVQNAQTIARQYAAPEGAERDRETYLAAIDNLVYGEDPSEGFVRGRRFLHPKLGFTFQAPDNFTLDNTAQAVIGVRDGGSQAMRFDVVRVPAEQSLGDYLNSGWMEGVDKTSTEDITINGFPAASATAKGDQWQFKVYALRFGSDVYRFIFAARQKSTESERNARETVNSFRRLTLDEIQAARPLRIKVITVQPGDTVESLSHRMAGVDHPAERFRVLNGLDRTAQVKVRDRVKVVAD, encoded by the coding sequence ATGAACCGGTTCCAGACCGCGGCAGCCCCGCCGACCGTCGCGATGCCCAAGCCCAAGCCGGCCGTCGCACAGACCCCCGCCACCGAAAAGGAACACGAGCGTATCCTGGCGAGCTATGGCGGAACTTACGACGATCCCCGGCTCGAATCGCTCGTCAGCAAGACCGTTGACCGGCTCGTCGCGGCGTCCGACCGCCCCGACCAGGGCTACAAGGTCACCATCCTTAATTCCGGCGCGGTGAACGCTTTCGCCCTGCCGAACGGCCAGCTCTATGTCACCCGCGGCCTGCTCGCGCTTGCCAGCGATACGTCGGAATTGTCCTCGGTGCTCAGCCATGAGATGGCGCATGTGCTGTCCAAGCACGCCGCGATGCGCGAGGATCAGGCGCGCCAGGCCGCGATCGTCACCCGCGTCGTCACCGACATGAGCAACGATCCCGATCTCACCGCGCTGGCGCTGGCCAAGACCAAGCTCACCATGGCGAGCTTTTCGCGCAACCAGGAGTTCGAGGCCGACGGCATCGGCGTCGGCATTTCCGCCAAGGCCCATTTCGACCCGTATGGCGCCGCGCGCTTCCTCTCGGCGATGGAGCGCAATGCCGAGCTGAAGGCCGGCAAGACCTCGCTCGATCCACGCGCGCAGGATTTCACCTCGTCGCATCCGGCCACCCCGGAGCGCGTGCAGAATGCGCAGACCATCGCGCGGCAATATGCTGCGCCCGAGGGCGCCGAGCGCGACCGCGAAACCTACCTCGCCGCGATCGACAACCTCGTCTATGGCGAAGATCCCAGCGAAGGGTTTGTGCGCGGCCGGCGTTTCCTGCACCCGAAACTCGGCTTCACCTTCCAGGCGCCGGACAATTTCACGCTCGACAATACCGCGCAGGCGGTGATCGGCGTGCGCGACGGCGGCTCGCAGGCGATGCGCTTCGACGTGGTGAGAGTGCCGGCCGAGCAGTCGCTCGGCGATTACCTCAATTCCGGCTGGATGGAGGGCGTCGACAAGACCTCCACCGAGGACATCACCATCAACGGTTTTCCGGCCGCGTCCGCCACCGCCAAGGGCGATCAGTGGCAGTTCAAGGTCTATGCGTTGCGCTTCGGCAGCGACGTCTATCGCTTCATCTTCGCGGCGCGGCAGAAATCGACCGAGAGCGAGCGCAACGCGCGCGAGACCGTCAATTCATTCCGCCGCCTGACGCTCGACGAGATCCAGGCCGCGCGCCCGCTGCGCATCAAGGTCATCACGGTGCAGCCCGGCGACACCGTGGAATCGCTGTCCCACCGCATGGCCGGCGTCGATCACCCCGCCGAACGCTTCCGCGTGCTCAACGGCCTCGATCGCACCGCGCAAGTGAAGGTGCGCGACCGCGTGAAGGTCGTGGCGGATTGA
- a CDS encoding enoyl-CoA hydratase: protein MNDMVLQKLEGGLLTITMNRPERKNALNPDMVAGLVEAARRAADDPEVRAVLFKGAGGSFCVGGDVKSMAAGRAPLPFEVKMANLRRGMEVSRILHQMPKPVVAQLDGAAAGAGLSMALSCDLRIASESCKITTAFAKVGFSGDYGGTYFLTQLLGSARARELYLMSPVLTAKEAHAIGMVTKVVPDAEIDAAAHELALSLAQGPSIALGFIKRNINNAEHLALEDCFDGEAIHHTRCSDTEDHKEAAKAFVEKRKPTFRGA, encoded by the coding sequence ATGAACGACATGGTCCTGCAAAAGCTCGAAGGCGGGCTGCTCACCATCACGATGAACCGACCCGAGCGGAAGAACGCGCTCAATCCCGACATGGTCGCCGGGCTGGTCGAAGCCGCGCGGCGCGCGGCCGACGATCCCGAGGTGCGCGCGGTGCTGTTCAAGGGCGCGGGCGGCTCGTTCTGCGTCGGCGGCGACGTCAAGTCGATGGCGGCAGGCCGTGCGCCGCTGCCGTTCGAGGTGAAAATGGCGAACCTGCGCCGCGGGATGGAAGTCTCGCGCATCCTGCACCAGATGCCGAAGCCCGTGGTGGCACAGCTCGACGGCGCCGCTGCCGGTGCCGGCCTTTCCATGGCGCTGTCGTGCGATCTGCGCATTGCCTCCGAATCCTGCAAGATCACGACGGCCTTCGCAAAAGTCGGCTTCTCCGGCGACTACGGTGGCACCTATTTCCTCACCCAGCTGCTCGGCAGCGCGCGGGCGCGCGAGCTCTATCTGATGTCGCCGGTGCTCACGGCGAAGGAGGCGCATGCGATCGGCATGGTGACGAAGGTCGTCCCCGATGCCGAGATCGATGCCGCCGCGCACGAGCTCGCACTGTCGCTGGCGCAGGGGCCGTCGATCGCGCTCGGCTTCATCAAGCGCAACATCAACAACGCCGAGCATCTGGCGCTGGAAGATTGCTTCGACGGCGAAGCCATCCATCACACCCGTTGCAGCGACACCGAGGATCACAAGGAAGCCGCGAAGGCCTTTGTCGAGAAGCGCAAGCCGACCTTCAGGGGCGCATGA
- a CDS encoding ABC transporter substrate-binding protein — MKHVLSGIFAAALALSASAAQAQDKPPLKIGGILDMSSLYADITGPGSETAAKMAVEDFGGEVLGRKIQVLAADHLNKADLSANIARDMLDNQGVEMIYDVAASATALAAGEIAKARNKIIMFNGPGSIRLTNEACGPYTIHYVFDTYGQANVTGLAAVKSGLDSWFFLTADYAFGQDLEKDTSAVVTKTGGKVLGSVRHPLNTSDFSSFLLQAQASKAKVIGLANAGGDTVNAIKQAAEFGITKGGQKVSPLLAFVSDIDSIGLETAQGLLLAEAFYWDLNDDTRAFSKRFMERTKRVPTSAQAGVYSSVTHYLKAVKAAGTTDSATVIKVMKETPINDFFAKNGKIREDGRMIHDMYLFEVKKPSESKGRWDDYKLLATVPGNEAFQSLEQSRCPLVKK; from the coding sequence ATGAAGCATGTTTTGTCGGGCATTTTTGCTGCCGCGTTAGCCCTGAGTGCGAGCGCCGCGCAGGCTCAGGACAAGCCGCCACTCAAGATCGGCGGCATCCTCGACATGTCGAGCCTGTATGCCGACATCACCGGCCCCGGCAGCGAGACCGCGGCCAAGATGGCCGTTGAGGATTTTGGCGGCGAGGTGCTGGGACGCAAGATCCAGGTGCTGGCAGCCGACCATCTCAACAAGGCCGACCTCTCGGCAAACATCGCCCGCGACATGCTCGACAACCAGGGCGTCGAAATGATCTACGACGTCGCGGCTTCGGCCACTGCGCTTGCCGCCGGCGAGATCGCGAAAGCGCGCAACAAGATCATCATGTTCAACGGCCCGGGCTCGATCCGTCTCACCAACGAGGCCTGTGGTCCCTACACCATCCATTACGTGTTCGACACCTACGGCCAGGCCAACGTGACTGGCCTTGCGGCCGTGAAGTCCGGCCTCGACAGCTGGTTCTTCCTCACCGCCGATTACGCCTTCGGACAGGACCTGGAGAAGGACACCAGCGCCGTCGTCACCAAGACCGGCGGCAAGGTGCTCGGCAGCGTGCGCCATCCGCTCAACACGTCGGATTTCTCGTCGTTCCTGCTGCAGGCGCAGGCCTCCAAGGCCAAGGTGATCGGCCTCGCCAACGCCGGCGGCGACACCGTCAACGCCATCAAGCAGGCGGCCGAGTTCGGCATCACCAAGGGCGGCCAGAAGGTCTCGCCGCTGCTCGCCTTCGTCTCCGACATCGACTCGATCGGGCTGGAGACCGCGCAGGGCCTGCTGCTGGCCGAAGCGTTCTACTGGGACCTCAATGACGACACGCGCGCGTTCTCGAAGCGCTTCATGGAGCGCACCAAGCGCGTGCCGACCTCTGCGCAGGCCGGCGTCTATTCGTCCGTCACGCATTACCTGAAGGCCGTGAAGGCGGCGGGCACGACCGACTCGGCCACCGTCATCAAGGTGATGAAGGAGACGCCGATCAATGACTTCTTCGCCAAGAACGGCAAGATCCGCGAGGACGGCCGCATGATCCACGACATGTATTTGTTCGAGGTCAAGAAGCCGTCGGAGTCCAAGGGCCGCTGGGACGACTACAAGCTGCTTGCCACCGTGCCCGGCAACGAGGCGTTCCAGTCGCTGGAGCAATCGCGCTGCCCGCTGGTGAAGAAGTGA
- the cyoC gene encoding cytochrome o ubiquinol oxidase subunit III — protein MTVSVNPSQTGEPVFYLADEHPHPEGYSTSLGFWIYLMSDCLIFAMLFATFGVLGANYAAGPAPKDLFDLDLVAVNTSMLLLSSITYGFAMLTMQQNKVAQTQMWLAITGLFGLAFIGIELTEFAHMIHEGATPQRSAFLSSFFTLVGTHGLHVSCGIIWLVTLMVQVQKFGLIEANRRRLMCLSMFWHFLDVVWIGVFTFVYLLGVLR, from the coding sequence ATGACCGTCTCTGTCAATCCCTCGCAGACCGGCGAGCCGGTCTTCTATCTCGCCGATGAACACCCGCATCCGGAAGGCTACAGCACCTCGCTCGGCTTCTGGATCTACCTGATGAGCGATTGCCTCATCTTCGCGATGCTGTTCGCCACCTTCGGCGTGCTCGGTGCCAATTACGCCGCCGGGCCCGCGCCGAAGGACCTGTTCGACCTCGACCTCGTCGCGGTGAACACGTCGATGCTGCTGCTGTCGTCGATCACCTATGGTTTTGCCATGCTGACGATGCAGCAGAACAAGGTCGCGCAGACGCAGATGTGGCTGGCGATCACCGGCCTGTTCGGCCTCGCCTTCATCGGCATCGAGCTCACCGAGTTCGCCCACATGATCCACGAAGGCGCGACGCCCCAGCGCAGCGCCTTCCTGTCCTCCTTCTTCACCCTGGTCGGCACCCACGGCCTGCACGTCTCCTGTGGCATCATCTGGCTGGTGACGCTGATGGTGCAGGTCCAAAAGTTCGGCCTGATCGAGGCCAACCGCCGCCGCCTGATGTGCCTGTCGATGTTCTGGCACTTCCTGGACGTGGTCTGGATCGGCGTCTTCACATTCGTCTATCTCCTGGGAGTTCTGCGATGA
- a CDS encoding thermonuclease family protein translates to MTACDEASSRPATLELNLARNATSPGNVTRLLHLIVAILLFASHTALATPCQFETQGEGRVAGIVDARSVRLDDGREVRLTGIEATATTKQALSSLLVGRDVNLRSADDTPDRYGRQAALVFVGESDISVQAILLARGEAIVSAEIADKDCAAALMAAEAEARRQKMGSWADPSAIKNAESPDDIWAGIGRFMVVEGKVLSVRQAGAMTYLNFGRNWTRGFAVTISRRIQPAFENAGITLKSLENRRIRVRGWVEGNTGPRIDVRLVGQVELLGANEPTGVRP, encoded by the coding sequence ATGACGGCGTGTGACGAAGCCTCTTCGCGTCCCGCCACGCTTGAGTTAAACTTGGCCCGAAACGCAACCTCTCCGGGCAACGTGACGCGACTGCTTCACCTCATCGTCGCAATTCTTCTGTTCGCGTCTCACACCGCGCTCGCGACACCGTGCCAATTCGAAACGCAGGGCGAAGGCCGCGTCGCGGGAATCGTCGATGCCCGCAGCGTGCGTCTCGACGACGGTCGCGAGGTCCGCCTCACCGGGATCGAAGCAACCGCGACAACGAAGCAGGCGTTGAGCTCGCTGCTCGTCGGCCGCGACGTGAATCTGCGGAGCGCGGACGACACGCCCGATCGCTACGGCCGGCAAGCCGCGCTGGTCTTCGTCGGCGAAAGCGATATTTCGGTCCAGGCCATTCTGCTCGCCCGGGGCGAGGCCATCGTCTCTGCCGAGATCGCCGACAAGGACTGCGCGGCGGCCCTGATGGCGGCGGAGGCCGAGGCGCGGCGCCAAAAAATGGGCAGCTGGGCTGACCCGTCGGCCATAAAAAACGCGGAAAGTCCGGACGATATTTGGGCGGGGATCGGGCGCTTTATGGTGGTCGAAGGCAAAGTCCTGTCGGTCCGGCAAGCTGGGGCAATGACCTACCTCAACTTCGGACGGAACTGGACACGCGGCTTTGCGGTGACTATTTCAAGGCGCATACAGCCGGCGTTCGAAAACGCCGGGATCACTCTTAAGTCCCTGGAGAATCGACGTATTCGCGTCCGGGGCTGGGTTGAAGGGAATACGGGGCCACGGATCGATGTGCGCCTCGTGGGACAGGTCGAGTTGCTGGGCGCAAACGAGCCGACAGGGGTAAGGCCCTAA
- the cyoA gene encoding ubiquinol oxidase subunit II, which translates to MSRLKILALLPLAAALSGCNYIVLAPAGDIAAQQRDLVIISTVLMLLIVVPVMALTVLFAWRYRQSNTSARYEPEWDHSTKLELVIWSAPLLIIICLGALTWMGTHLLDPYRNIGRIHADRALDQSKAPLVVDVVALDWKWLFIYPDYGIATVNELAAPVDRPINFHITASSVMNSFYIPALAGQIYAMPGMETSLHAVINHAGIYKGFSANYSGAGFSGMHFNFHGLDDKGFDAWIAQAKSAGGSLGRAEYLQLEKPSQNEPVRRWGTVDSDLYRLILNMCVETGKMCQSEMMAIDAKGGNGHEGLNNTLPLAYDKYARRGTVLGPEPTFVAGTCTPDAPQGRTTASITAPTDTAPLLGAGLKRPIFTPLKSSSFFLGQRPKSDS; encoded by the coding sequence GTGTCCCGTCTCAAGATCCTGGCGCTGCTACCTCTGGCAGCTGCGCTCAGTGGATGCAACTACATCGTGCTGGCGCCAGCCGGCGACATCGCTGCCCAGCAGCGCGACCTCGTCATCATCTCCACCGTTCTGATGCTCCTGATCGTCGTCCCCGTGATGGCGCTGACGGTGCTGTTCGCCTGGCGCTACCGCCAGTCCAACACCTCGGCCCGCTACGAGCCGGAATGGGATCACTCGACCAAGCTCGAGCTGGTGATCTGGTCGGCCCCGCTGCTGATCATCATTTGCCTGGGCGCGCTGACCTGGATGGGCACGCATCTGCTCGACCCCTATCGCAACATCGGCCGCATCCATGCCGACCGCGCCCTGGACCAGTCCAAGGCTCCGCTCGTGGTCGATGTCGTCGCGCTCGACTGGAAGTGGCTCTTCATCTATCCGGATTACGGCATCGCCACCGTCAACGAGCTCGCCGCGCCGGTTGATCGCCCGATCAACTTCCACATCACCGCCTCCTCGGTGATGAACTCGTTCTACATCCCCGCACTCGCCGGACAGATCTACGCGATGCCGGGCATGGAGACGTCGCTGCACGCCGTGATCAACCACGCCGGTATCTACAAGGGCTTCTCGGCGAACTATAGCGGCGCCGGCTTCTCCGGCATGCACTTCAACTTCCACGGCCTCGACGACAAGGGCTTTGACGCCTGGATCGCACAGGCCAAATCTGCTGGGGGCTCGCTCGGCCGCGCCGAATATCTCCAGCTCGAGAAGCCGAGCCAGAACGAGCCGGTGCGCCGCTGGGGCACGGTCGATTCCGATCTCTACCGCCTGATCCTCAACATGTGCGTCGAGACCGGCAAGATGTGCCAGAGCGAGATGATGGCAATCGACGCCAAGGGCGGCAATGGCCACGAAGGCCTGAACAACACGCTGCCGCTGGCCTACGACAAGTACGCCCGCCGCGGCACCGTGCTCGGGCCGGAGCCGACCTTCGTCGCCGGCACCTGCACGCCCGATGCACCGCAGGGCAGGACCACTGCCTCGATCACGGCACCGACCGACACCGCGCCGCTGCTCGGCGCCGGCCTGAAGCGGCCGATCTTCACGCCGCTGAAGTCCTCGTCCTTCTTCCTCGGACAGCGTCCGAAGTCAGACTCCTAA